The DNA window CATTCACAAGGGAGGGTTTGGGAAAATATAATCACATTAGACGGGGATAAGATTTAtatgtaaaatttattttttaaaatcccaGAACTAACTCCACATCTCACTTTTATAGAAGACTAGTGGGAATGTAATAATTCTTAACCGAAATCATAAATAAAGACAAGTTTTTTATCGATGTGTTAAGAGACAAGTTTTTCATCGATGTGTTAAAAGACAAGTTTTTCTTAcgaaaacattttttattttcattctctAAAATTTATGTCAAGTTTACTTGCTAACAAGAAGTTATTAGACTCTTGAAGTGAACAATtgtgtgtattttttttaaaacaatgaaaatgtcagattattttcattatttttaaaaatatagcaTCTCTAACAAGCATTTCATCTTTATCCATCACAATTGTTCATTTAATGTCTCACACCTTTTGATTAGCAAGTTAAAATGAACACGCATTATAAAAAATGAAAccaaaaaatcttttcaaaaagaaaatTGGGCCTAATATTTCAATTTGAATAAAGCTTGGAAATGACAATAACAATCAAGCCATATCAGTGCACCGAATTAGCACACCACAATTTTACTTTATTCCTTAATAATGGGAAGGGGCAACAAGAGGGGAAACGAGTAATGAGTTACTTCAGAATTAAAGTTTCAGGAAAACtaccaaataaataaatacaaccaGTGTGTACACTGGCAGtgatacaataaaataaaacatttaacCTTTTATGGCTCCTGAAACTAAACTTACGTCTTATGCCGCCTGAGATTGTATCGTGTCTCCCTAGTAACTTGTGGGGATGGAGGAACTGTTTCCCTTTTCTTCTTGCGCCTACTAGTTGTGATACTATCTGATTGTCCTTCACTATCAGCAGTGTTCTGCTCACTTTCTACAATCCTGGAAGTTTGTGCGTGTTGCCGCTTCCTCGACCTTCTACCGATAACTTTCTCAGTATGACCGGACTCTTCTAGACTGTTTTCTTTGATATGATCAGTATCATGAGACTGCAAACTCACATTTTCCTTTGAGGATTTTCCTAGGAACTCCTTGGCCTCCTCTACCACAGCCTTCACTGAGCGTGTTCTAGCAATTCCAGATTTGCTTTTCCTCCCAGGTTTTTTTCGACCAACCTTTGGGACTGACTGTTGAGAATCATCTGGATCTCCACCTATCAAACTTTCCATGTAGCTGTTGTCGTCCATGGATAAAGAGTATTCATTATTCACCTCTCTAACAATGTTATCGGATTGGAAGTGTGGTGTATCAGAAGAGGGAAGAGCAGCTCCACCTGCTATCTGTTGTTCTGGAACATTAATTACTGGTCCTTCTATATTAGGAGGTGCCGTAGGTTCTTTTACTTTTTCTATATTAACATTTACATCAGACTCCGGCGACGTCCCACCCATATATGAAGTACCAACAGAATCTGTTTTTGTACTTGGGGATAATTTGAAAATCTTGGACGTGCATTTGCGGAGCCAAGACACAGGCCTTGTAGATCCAGAATAGTTTGAGCCAGAAGCAATAACATTATCCTCGAAGTTCTTAAGTTGTGTATCATTTAAAACAGGGGAGGGAGGCAAGGGAAGAACATCAATTTCTTTATTGTCAGGTAGGTGAAGATCAGACACAACAACGTCCCTAACAACTTCCCCACAGTCCTGGCAATTCCTGAGCTTCTCAACAAGTGCGATAAAATGATTTCTTTCGGCCACAAGGCGTTCACGCTCTTTCCTCACTTTCTGGCTAAGATTCATAAGCATTTCAGAATCTTGATGCATCTCATGCTGGTCAGACTTTAGCTGTTGCTTGTTTGTCTCAAGTTCTTTTCTCTCATTCTCTAACCTGGTCCCCTCAGACTTTACTTCTTCCCATTCCTTTTCAGCGGCATCCTTCAACGTATCAATATTATTAAGCTCTCTTTCCATCTCCTCCTGAAATCTTCTCTCTCTTTCCTGTAGGTTTTTCTCCATCTCCTCCTTCCTTTTTTGTATTTCATTCTCAAGATTTCTTGTTTTCCATTCAAAATCTTCAAGCATTTGTGCCTTCTCATTTTTTATCTTTTCAGATAAAAGAAATTTCTCTTGTGTAATTGAATCATTAAATGATTCCTTATCCAATTCAAGCTTTTCCAGCTCTTTCTTTAAATGATCTTGCATATCTTGCTTCTCTCTTTTCAACCTTTCTTCCTCACTGTTCTTCAGTTTTCTTAACCTTTCTTTCTCCTTATCAATTTTCTGTTGTTCTCCACTAATCTCAGATCTTTTCTTATCCAGTTCTTCCCATTCCTTCTCAAACCTAATTCTCTCCTCCCTCAAATTTTCAGCTTCCTTCATAATAAAATCCTTCTGCGTTCTGGTATGCTCTATCTCCTGCTTAAGTTCCAATTGCAAACGTGAATGCTCTGATCTCTCATCTTCAGTAAGCTTCAAATTTTCAGTGTCTTGGCATATTCGCAGCTCCTGCTGAGAAATCTCAGCTCTAATCTTCCCAAGTTCAACATTTAAGTTCTCCAAACTCTCCCGTTCAGCAAGTAAGTGCTCTTTTTCCTTCTCCAgctctttctcttttattttcataGTCTTTTCTTTCTCCTTCAAAGACTTCAACTTTGTTTCAAGTTCCTTATTTTGCTCCTTTATTCTCTCAGATTTCTTACTCAAAGCCATCTCTTCTTTTCTAACCTTTGTTTCCATATGGTTTACTTCGATTTCCCTATTCTCCAAAGCCCCCTCCTGGATGCTAAACTCCTCAGCAAGGTATTTCCGCTTTTGTTTCATTTCAAGCTCAAACTGCTGCAACTTTAAATCCAGAGTATCCTTTTGCTCATCAAGAAGTTTCTGAATCCCTTCCTGTAAGAAATATATGTACAAGAGTTAGAATGCAACAAGATCGTTTCAATTACTCAATGTAGTTATAATTCAAGTTAGGTCAACTAGCATTCAGAAAACACACTACATATCACATGATAATGGGTTTATATAGTAAATATTCAGTTTATTTTCCTACTTGATAATTACTTTTAAGAGATAGCATTTATTTACTAATTTAGTAATGTTAACTATATAAGTAATTACATTTCAATCCTTCAACTAAATAATTAAGATCAAGTTTTAGGGGTAAATTagtcaatttaatatttaatttttcaattttattatttttcatctttttatttttcttattactttttcattttttttccagCAACTACAAACCACAACAACTGATTTGGTTTGGACTATCAGATTTAGAAAACATTCTACTGTATTGTAAAAATACCGGATGTCTGAACTTACTCTTTCTTTGACACTGAGCTTTAGTTCCAGTGCAtgtaattctttctctttcaccTCTAGTATTTTCTTCATAGAATCCACTTTCTGCAACCATAACCACGACAATAATGATGGAAAGACCAAACCAAAGCAAATTACATGTTTACAAAAGGCAACTGAAATGCAcaataagaaattaaaaaacaCACCTTCTCTTCCGCATCTACATCCGATACTCTTCTACTTATCTCAGCTTCCTTTTCTTTTAATATAGAATTGGCAGAGTCAATATTCGTCTCCAACACTTCTAGATCTCTCGCTTTCTGCTTCAGGTTTCTCTCCATTACAGTCACATTATTTTCTTTCTCACCAATATTTTGCCTACCATCACATAGCATATCCTCTCTTTGTCGTAGCTTCCTCTCCCACTCCTTCAAATCTTCCCTTTGTTTGTAGAATACTGTTTCAAATGATTCTCGACTGAAACAGGGAAACAATACAACCTTCAATGAACTGATTTACATAGCACAAGACTAAATATGACTTATAAGAGTACTAGAAATATTGATAAAAATTAGAACATGGTCCTTACTCAGTAGCTACTGACAAACGCTCTTTCTGAAGCAAACTTTCGCGAACCTCCACCTCTCGCAATTTCATATCTAGCTCTGTATTTTTTCGGTTAACCTCAGCAAGCCTAGCTTCTGCATCATAAAGTTTCTTGTTAACCGTTGAAGACTTCTCTTCAATTCCATCCACCAATGCATTTGCTTCATCTAGCTTTGTATGGGAGGAAGACTTGACTTGGGCAAGCTCTTCTTGCATTGCACACAAAGCTCTCTCAAGCTGCAATTAATAAATTTCAGCAAAATTGCTACATAATGAAATAGTTCAACAGACAATTTAGGACAGccttaaaatcaaatgaaaacaaGTCCCCCAAATCCTATAATAAAAGTCATAGGGAAAGATAGCAATTTTACTTTCTCCATTCAAGATCAACTTGTAAAATAGCAAACAGAACCAAAACGCACAACAAATTAGTGAAGTTATTAGGGGCCATGGATAAGTGCAGTGTACATGACTGCACATACATGCATACATCAATCTATCTATCTAATCATTGCAGGTTgtccaagaagtcatttgacTAAAGTATGGCAACATATCCTATATCTAAAACTCAATTATGCATACCCACCGGTGCATGATTCTTTTTTTCCTGTTGCAGACAGAGTATTATACAAAGTAAACATTATCATCCAAacatatttttctttcaaaacaacccaacatttattttaaaaaccaaaccaTTGCATTTCCACATTTTCTGTGTATTATTTTAAAAGCCCTAATAATTTCAAGAACAAAAACCTAGGAATCATTTCCACACATCAAGCATATACAATGTTTTGAAAGTGTCACTGTCAGACTGAGATCTAGTTCAGCCATGAAGTAGGATCAGCTACCTAGCATGCAAAAATACTTAAGACGGTTGGTAATGAAGCACATTAATATGTTTAACAACTCTCGTCAAATCCAAACAATTGAGTAGAAAATAACTAGCTTCCATAAAACATACACTGTGAATTCCAAAATGATTAAAATGTACAACAGACAGGACTGATCAGGTCATTGACTAATTCTTAAAGATCACAAACATAGCAGTACTTACTATTACTCATATATTTCATAGTGAAGGTAAAAAAAAGGGAAAGGAAAGTAAGCAGCAGAAGTAAAAACTATAGCTCAGCCTCAAGCCTATGATCAGCTCTTCCAATACTAATCAATATCAATAAGAAGAACGAGCAAGTAAGCAAGCACAACCAAATTCAACACAAATATATACTTGAAGATAGATAAAGAGCATACATCAGATCCACACTGCTTTTCTAGACTCAATGCTTTCTTCAAATTTTCCTCTCGCTTCCCGACTTCTGATAATGCAATCAAATGCGAAGATTGTTCTCGTTTTAAAACCTCTTCAGTTTCAGCTAGTTCTTGCCTCAGCCGATCAAACTTGGAACTCC is part of the Vicia villosa cultivar HV-30 ecotype Madison, WI linkage group LG2, Vvil1.0, whole genome shotgun sequence genome and encodes:
- the LOC131652872 gene encoding protein CROWDED NUCLEI 3-like; this encodes MFTPQRKARPTSATTTFTPHRVGSTPGSGLTPSAKGKAVVIADEPLPPPPLGSLTEARDEVMVASGLDAGYAEDWRKFREVGLLDEAVMQRKDQEALMEKLSRLEKELFDYQYNMGLLLIEKQEWSSKFDRLRQELAETEEVLKREQSSHLIALSEVGKREENLKKALSLEKQCGSDLERALCAMQEELAQVKSSSHTKLDEANALVDGIEEKSSTVNKKLYDAEARLAEVNRKNTELDMKLREVEVRESLLQKERLSVATDRESFETVFYKQREDLKEWERKLRQREDMLCDGRQNIGEKENNVTVMERNLKQKARDLEVLETNIDSANSILKEKEAEISRRVSDVDAEEKKVDSMKKILEVKEKELHALELKLSVKEREGIQKLLDEQKDTLDLKLQQFELEMKQKRKYLAEEFSIQEGALENREIEVNHMETKVRKEEMALSKKSERIKEQNKELETKLKSLKEKEKTMKIKEKELEKEKEHLLAERESLENLNVELGKIRAEISQQELRICQDTENLKLTEDERSEHSRLQLELKQEIEHTRTQKDFIMKEAENLREERIRFEKEWEELDKKRSEISGEQQKIDKEKERLRKLKNSEEERLKREKQDMQDHLKKELEKLELDKESFNDSITQEKFLLSEKIKNEKAQMLEDFEWKTRNLENEIQKRKEEMEKNLQERERRFQEEMERELNNIDTLKDAAEKEWEEVKSEGTRLENERKELETNKQQLKSDQHEMHQDSEMLMNLSQKVRKERERLVAERNHFIALVEKLRNCQDCGEVVRDVVVSDLHLPDNKEIDVLPLPPSPVLNDTQLKNFEDNVIASGSNYSGSTRPVSWLRKCTSKIFKLSPSTKTDSVGTSYMGGTSPESDVNVNIEKVKEPTAPPNIEGPVINVPEQQIAGGAALPSSDTPHFQSDNIVREVNNEYSLSMDDNSYMESLIGGDPDDSQQSVPKVGRKKPGRKSKSGIARTRSVKAVVEEAKEFLGKSSKENVSLQSHDTDHIKENSLEESGHTEKVIGRRSRKRQHAQTSRIVESEQNTADSEGQSDSITTSRRKKKRETVPPSPQVTRETRYNLRRHKTADTVSSAQDLTNGSKNLEKEDSDSKQKAGDENLKAAVADDNIQTTTLVQVSTVKSVEVKDDRVVRFEIPTYIIDGNGATTNSVDHVEESGTLEYGDEDGSIINDIENEDEGEEEEEEGEEEEEEEDASKVSIGKKLFKFFTT